A window from Chitinophaga filiformis encodes these proteins:
- the groES gene encoding co-chaperone GroES translates to MAKDLSIKPLADRVIVKPAAAEEKTAGGIIIPDTAKEKPQRGTVVAAGPGKKDEPVTVKVGDTVLYGKYSGTEISIEGGDYLIMRESDILAIV, encoded by the coding sequence ATGGCAAAAGATTTAAGTATTAAACCCTTAGCTGACAGGGTGATCGTGAAACCCGCAGCCGCAGAAGAAAAAACAGCTGGTGGTATCATCATCCCTGATACTGCAAAAGAAAAACCACAAAGAGGTACGGTAGTAGCTGCCGGTCCTGGTAAGAAAGATGAGCCGGTGACTGTAAAAGTAGGCGATACTGTACTATATGGTAAATACTCCGGTACAGAGATCAGCATTGAAGGCGGCGATTACTTAATCATGCGTGAGTCTGACATTTTAGCTATTGTTTAA
- the yajC gene encoding preprotein translocase subunit YajC, which yields MYTNMLNVLLMGGGAAGAQGGGGFQFIFIGGMILVMWLFMIRPQTKKAKMQKDFISNLREGDKIVTIAGIHGTVKKINEDGTLKIEVSAGTYLTIERSAISMEYTTAQQKAAATPAK from the coding sequence ATGTACACTAACATGCTGAACGTTTTACTGATGGGTGGTGGTGCAGCTGGCGCGCAAGGCGGCGGCGGCTTCCAGTTCATATTTATTGGCGGTATGATCCTGGTGATGTGGTTATTTATGATCCGCCCTCAGACCAAGAAAGCAAAAATGCAGAAAGACTTCATCAGCAATCTGCGTGAAGGCGACAAAATCGTTACTATCGCAGGTATCCATGGTACTGTGAAGAAGATCAACGAAGACGGCACGCTCAAAATTGAGGTGAGCGCTGGTACTTACCTGACTATCGAGCGTTCTGCTATAAGCATGGAGTACACTACTGCTCAACAGAAAGCTGCTGCAACACCTGCGAAATAA
- a CDS encoding DUF1573 domain-containing protein — protein MRKIFFYLIAGSLVAGACNSANTGKTAGHETAAAATADSVKGTPVIAFEEMVHNFGNITEGEKVEYDFKFTNTGDRDLLITDATSSCGCTVPDWPKEPIKPGQSSYMKVVFNSAGKEGYTEKEIIIRANTKPEQVQGPKIQCTILKQK, from the coding sequence ATGAGAAAAATATTCTTTTACCTGATAGCCGGAAGCCTTGTGGCAGGCGCCTGTAATTCGGCAAATACCGGCAAAACCGCTGGCCACGAAACAGCGGCAGCCGCTACTGCAGATTCAGTGAAAGGTACACCTGTGATCGCCTTTGAAGAAATGGTCCACAACTTCGGTAACATCACCGAAGGCGAAAAAGTGGAATATGATTTCAAATTCACCAACACGGGCGACAGGGACCTGCTCATCACAGACGCTACCTCCAGCTGCGGATGCACCGTGCCGGACTGGCCTAAAGAGCCTATCAAACCGGGACAAAGCAGCTATATGAAAGTGGTTTTCAACAGCGCAGGTAAGGAAGGATATACCGAAAAGGAAATTATTATCAGAGCCAATACAAAACCGGAACAGGTGCAGGGACCAAAGATCCAGTGTACCATCCTGAAGCAGAAATAA
- the nusB gene encoding transcription antitermination factor NusB, which translates to MISRRNIRVKVMQTLYALETMEQGTVKPGTATSLLNEKLDQTSQIFTYLLYCLTQVAQYAEIDAQTRASKHLPSAADLQVNTKIAGNEFIFQIINDKGFQVNLEQWKLKHLPEPDLMRKLYNTLTATDIYQLYIKDPARTKTSEKEIMEYLYKEILSKNELFIQHMEDNFLHWGDDAEMMDLLVANYMHKPHLFNFLQLISREKLEYARELLLTVLDKKEYCLELIKPKLQNWDPERIAAVDMLLMEMGVCEFLYFPTIPTKVTINEYIDLAKAYSTPQSGQFVNGILDNILKDLDQANLIKKVDRTKK; encoded by the coding sequence ATGATTAGCAGAAGAAATATCCGGGTGAAGGTCATGCAGACCCTCTATGCCCTGGAAACGATGGAACAGGGCACCGTTAAGCCGGGCACGGCTACCAGTTTACTGAACGAGAAACTGGACCAGACCAGTCAGATCTTTACATACCTGTTATACTGCCTCACACAGGTAGCACAGTATGCAGAAATTGACGCACAGACACGGGCCTCCAAACATCTTCCCTCAGCAGCCGACCTGCAGGTAAATACCAAGATCGCCGGAAATGAATTCATATTCCAGATAATCAACGACAAAGGCTTTCAGGTAAACCTGGAACAATGGAAGCTCAAGCATCTTCCTGAGCCAGACCTGATGCGTAAACTCTATAATACGCTGACAGCCACCGATATTTATCAGCTTTATATAAAAGATCCGGCCCGCACCAAAACCAGCGAAAAGGAGATCATGGAGTATCTCTACAAAGAGATCCTCTCCAAAAACGAACTGTTCATCCAGCACATGGAAGATAATTTCCTGCACTGGGGCGACGATGCTGAGATGATGGACCTCCTGGTGGCCAACTACATGCACAAGCCGCACCTCTTCAACTTCCTCCAGCTGATCAGCAGGGAGAAACTGGAATATGCGCGCGAACTGCTGCTTACCGTACTGGATAAGAAGGAATACTGCCTGGAGCTTATAAAGCCGAAATTACAGAACTGGGACCCTGAGCGTATCGCCGCAGTGGATATGTTGCTGATGGAGATGGGCGTATGCGAGTTCCTCTACTTCCCTACCATCCCTACCAAGGTGACAATCAACGAGTACATTGACCTGGCCAAGGCATACAGCACCCCGCAGAGCGGACAGTTTGTGAATGGTATCCTGGACAATATACTGAAAGACCTGGACCAGGCGAATCTGATAAAGAAGGTAGACCGTACAAAAAAATAG
- the coaE gene encoding dephospho-CoA kinase (Dephospho-CoA kinase (CoaE) performs the final step in coenzyme A biosynthesis.), with protein MLKVGITGGIGSGKSTVARIFAILGVPVYYADDAAKTIMQTDELLIRQVKEHFGGHIYDSNNVLDRAALGKIVFNDKDKLELLNSLVHPATIRHSDEWADRQTAPYVLKEAALLFESGSFQYLDKCIGVSAPQPLRILRVMKRDNVSRNDVLARMYKQIDDNIKMKLCDYVIRNDEQEMVIPQVLALHNTLLQLAADN; from the coding sequence ATGTTAAAAGTTGGTATTACAGGCGGTATAGGCTCGGGAAAAAGCACCGTGGCCAGGATCTTCGCCATATTAGGCGTCCCTGTCTATTATGCAGACGATGCTGCCAAAACGATCATGCAGACAGACGAACTGCTGATCCGGCAGGTAAAGGAACATTTCGGCGGGCATATCTACGACAGCAACAATGTGCTTGACAGGGCCGCATTGGGCAAGATCGTTTTTAACGACAAGGATAAACTGGAGCTGCTCAATTCCCTCGTGCATCCCGCCACCATTCGTCACAGTGACGAATGGGCCGACCGGCAAACAGCGCCCTATGTGCTGAAAGAAGCGGCGCTCCTTTTTGAATCCGGATCCTTTCAGTACCTGGATAAATGTATCGGCGTATCCGCTCCCCAGCCACTGCGCATACTGCGCGTCATGAAGCGGGATAACGTGAGCCGCAATGACGTGCTGGCACGGATGTACAAGCAGATCGATGATAATATCAAGATGAAACTGTGCGATTATGTGATCCGCAATGATGAACAGGAAATGGTCATCCCCCAGGTGCTGGCATTGCATAACACACTGCTGCAGCTGGCTGCAGACAATTAA